From Candidatus Afararchaeum irisae, a single genomic window includes:
- a CDS encoding helix-turn-helix domain-containing protein, which translates to MPIYEASFKLRHDCPYRELSEQYPDLTVREWHLDDCQALEVTSPTSSESASSDDVVDEVGSMGEILHTSESDDGSGIRVVARSCSCPLEDSVIQELEDHSCLYMPPTVYRQGWEHYTVTAFDEGDVESLLRDLDEDREIEVISKTSLRERRMPYTTVTAETLVDDITPRQLEALRIALDNGYYDEPRNSSVADLSERTDVARSTYEEHLRKAENTLISNAGEILRVVSEVDSSSETCLRKAESSHRH; encoded by the coding sequence ATGCCGATCTACGAGGCTTCGTTCAAGCTGAGACACGACTGTCCCTACCGTGAGCTATCAGAGCAGTATCCCGATCTCACAGTTCGTGAGTGGCATCTCGACGACTGTCAGGCTCTCGAAGTCACCTCTCCGACTTCTTCGGAGTCTGCCTCGTCCGATGACGTCGTCGACGAGGTCGGCTCCATGGGCGAGATACTCCACACGTCGGAGTCGGATGACGGCTCCGGTATCCGGGTTGTGGCGAGATCGTGTAGCTGCCCTCTTGAGGACTCGGTTATACAGGAGCTTGAGGATCACAGCTGTCTCTATATGCCTCCCACGGTCTACCGACAGGGATGGGAGCATTACACCGTCACGGCGTTCGACGAGGGCGACGTCGAGAGTCTACTCAGAGATCTCGATGAGGACAGAGAGATAGAGGTAATCTCTAAGACATCCCTCCGTGAGAGACGGATGCCCTACACCACGGTGACAGCCGAGACGCTCGTCGACGACATAACACCCAGACAGCTCGAAGCCCTCCGGATCGCACTCGACAACGGCTACTACGACGAGCCCCGCAACTCCTCCGTAGCCGATCTCTCGGAGAGGACAGATGTTGCGAGATCGACCTACGAGGAGCATCTGCGTAAGGCGGAGAACACGCTTATATCGAACGCTGGCGAGATACTTCGGGTCGTGTCTGAGGTCGACTCTTCCTCCGAGACGTGTCTGCGGAAGGCTGAGAGCTCTCACCGGCATTAA
- a CDS encoding DUF2240 family protein: MSLRKVVSAPFSMRDTDTVSHVEFVFSLSRDKDWYSPDGAEEILEAAAERDLVTVDDEDEVEAEFDYSKVDLTDFSPPDAERLVRSPEVFDVVLDRVVAEGFDKRETVAEINTSKRRLGAVNIHAAALYVAETKGVDVDDLIDDALGDLVPS; the protein is encoded by the coding sequence ATGAGCCTCCGCAAAGTCGTCTCGGCTCCCTTCAGTATGAGGGACACCGACACTGTGTCACACGTCGAGTTCGTCTTCTCGCTCTCACGTGACAAGGACTGGTACAGTCCCGACGGTGCAGAGGAGATACTCGAAGCCGCCGCCGAGAGAGACCTCGTAACTGTTGACGACGAGGACGAGGTAGAAGCCGAGTTCGACTACTCCAAGGTCGACCTCACCGATTTCTCGCCGCCTGACGCCGAAAGACTCGTCCGAAGTCCCGAAGTATTCGACGTCGTTCTCGACAGAGTCGTAGCCGAGGGATTCGACAAACGTGAGACCGTCGCCGAGATAAACACGTCGAAACGCCGACTCGGGGCGGTCAACATACACGCAGCCGCGCTCTATGTTGCCGAGACAAAAGGCGTCGACGTAGACGACCTAATAGACGATGCCCTTGGCGACCTCGTCCCGTCGTAA
- the ligA gene encoding NAD-dependent DNA ligase LigA — MTEKPDTDENPYVESPDLGFDPVDDLTREEAEKQARLLREALRYHDYRYYVENDPVISDRAYDELYARLEDLEDEFGLATQNSPTQRVGGEPVDEFETVEHVSEMLSLSSSENEEDVREFDERVRRGVGDVEYDCEPKFDGLSVEVVYEDAEYSRAVTRGDGVEGDDITQNVRTIRSVPLSLPSNAPNFLSVRGEIYMPKDGFQSLNEERIQEGKETFANPRNAAAGTVRQLDPRVVADRPLGVFFYGVLDSSDSSFETHDEAMEFLSQLGFETSPNRRIVDDIDGFVEYRDEILERRGDLNYDVDGVVAKVNDYSKRDDLGVTSSHPRWAFAYKFPAKTGETAVERIVVQVGRTGKLTPVALLEPVDVKGVTISRATLHNESQARQLGVSEGAKVRIERAGDVIPEVVEVTHEGEGVFEMPEECPVCGSDVVREGEYHYCTGGVSCPAQLRRGLEHFASKDAMDIEGLGEKIASVLVDEGLVEEVSDIYRLEKHDLVSLEGFGEKSAEKLLNQIEETKNTDLASLLTGLGIRHVGSETARRLADEMNLEEIRDASVDDLRRVDGIGDETAESIHSFFDGRGGDLVDELLDAGVEPERRETSDELEGLKIVFTGSLDSYTRDEATDLVESHGGDVTSSVSGETDYLVVGENPGETKTQAADEHGVETVDEDEFEERLLRRIEQAS; from the coding sequence ATGACTGAGAAACCCGACACCGACGAGAACCCGTACGTTGAGAGCCCCGACCTCGGCTTCGATCCGGTCGATGACCTGACACGTGAGGAAGCGGAGAAACAGGCTCGTCTCCTGCGTGAGGCACTACGTTACCACGACTACCGTTACTACGTCGAGAACGATCCCGTCATCTCCGATAGGGCGTACGACGAGCTTTACGCGCGACTCGAAGATCTCGAGGACGAGTTCGGCTTAGCTACACAGAACTCGCCGACTCAGAGAGTCGGAGGCGAGCCAGTCGACGAGTTCGAGACGGTCGAACACGTCTCCGAGATGCTCAGCCTGTCCTCGTCGGAGAACGAGGAAGATGTGAGGGAGTTCGACGAGAGGGTAAGACGGGGGGTCGGCGACGTCGAGTACGACTGTGAGCCCAAGTTCGACGGTCTCTCTGTCGAGGTCGTATACGAGGATGCCGAGTACTCAAGGGCGGTCACACGTGGAGACGGTGTCGAGGGCGACGACATAACCCAGAACGTCAGAACTATACGTTCAGTCCCTCTCTCACTTCCCTCCAACGCTCCCAACTTTCTCTCAGTGAGAGGCGAGATATACATGCCGAAAGACGGCTTCCAGAGTCTCAACGAGGAGAGGATTCAGGAGGGGAAAGAGACCTTCGCTAACCCGAGAAACGCCGCCGCGGGAACCGTGAGACAGCTAGATCCGCGTGTCGTCGCCGACAGACCACTCGGTGTCTTCTTCTATGGAGTCCTCGACTCTTCCGACTCGTCTTTCGAGACACACGACGAGGCGATGGAGTTCCTGAGTCAACTCGGATTCGAGACTAGTCCCAACAGACGGATAGTCGACGACATAGACGGCTTCGTCGAGTACAGGGACGAGATTCTCGAAAGACGCGGTGACCTCAACTACGACGTAGACGGAGTCGTCGCGAAGGTCAACGACTACTCGAAGAGAGACGATCTCGGCGTTACTTCGAGCCATCCGAGATGGGCGTTCGCCTACAAGTTCCCCGCGAAGACGGGAGAGACAGCCGTCGAGAGGATAGTCGTACAGGTCGGCAGGACGGGCAAGCTCACCCCCGTTGCTCTCCTCGAACCCGTAGACGTCAAGGGCGTGACTATCAGCCGTGCGACCCTCCACAACGAGTCACAGGCTCGCCAACTCGGCGTCTCAGAGGGTGCTAAGGTACGTATCGAGAGAGCGGGTGACGTAATCCCCGAGGTCGTCGAGGTAACACACGAAGGCGAAGGAGTCTTCGAGATGCCCGAAGAATGCCCCGTCTGTGGAAGCGACGTCGTGCGTGAGGGCGAGTACCACTACTGTACGGGAGGAGTCTCGTGCCCCGCCCAGCTTAGACGTGGTCTCGAACATTTCGCGTCGAAGGACGCGATGGATATAGAAGGTCTCGGCGAGAAGATCGCTTCAGTTCTCGTCGACGAGGGACTCGTCGAGGAGGTCTCCGACATCTACCGTCTCGAAAAGCACGACCTCGTCAGTCTGGAGGGCTTCGGCGAGAAGTCAGCTGAGAAGCTACTGAATCAGATAGAGGAGACCAAAAACACCGACCTGGCGAGTCTCCTCACCGGGCTCGGCATAAGACACGTCGGCTCCGAGACAGCACGCCGTCTCGCCGACGAGATGAACCTCGAAGAGATCAGAGATGCTTCTGTAGACGATCTGAGACGTGTCGACGGCATCGGCGACGAGACAGCAGAGAGCATACATTCGTTCTTCGACGGAAGAGGCGGCGACTTAGTCGACGAACTCCTCGACGCAGGCGTAGAGCCCGAGAGACGTGAGACGAGCGACGAGCTAGAGGGTCTCAAGATAGTCTTCACGGGGAGTCTCGACTCCTACACGCGTGACGAGGCTACGGATCTCGTCGAGTCACACGGCGGCGACGTGACCTCTTCGGTGAGCGGAGAGACAGACTACCTCGTCGTCGGAGAGAACCCGGGAGAGACGAAGACTCAGGCTGCCGACGAACACGGCGTCGAGACAGTCGACGAGGACGAGTTCGAGGAGAGGCTTCTTCGCAGAATTGAACAAGCCTCATAG
- a CDS encoding MFS transporter — MTEYRQGIRENSWQFALQLLTVFAVGLTIGSERNVVPIIGRDILSVESFLVIGSFVVSFGFVKAILNLYGGKWAEEYGRKPILIAGWIVALPIPIIIILAPNWWWITVGNVLLGINQGLSWSMSVNAKIDLAGSERRGLAVGLDEALGYGGVAVGSWITGVIASRYSLRPEPFYFLLGVIVVGLVIAVLFVEETLPYAESEAADSDDEGSDLPFIEILKRATYGDATLFAASQAGSVEKFVDALVWIAYPLYLTSEGLNPAQVGVVVGVYGGVWGVLQIYTGKLADDIGRKPPVVSGMFVAGAGVLLTILVSGYYEWTAAAGVTGVGMALLYPNLITVVSDDAHPSWRATGLGVYRMWRDAGYGFGAILIGVAVDVFSIDAAFYLVAVSMFVSGGITLIWMRETHPDM; from the coding sequence ATGACAGAGTACAGACAGGGAATACGCGAGAACTCGTGGCAGTTTGCTCTACAGCTTCTTACCGTCTTCGCGGTGGGTCTCACGATAGGCTCCGAGAGGAACGTGGTTCCTATCATAGGACGTGACATCCTCTCAGTCGAGTCGTTCCTCGTGATAGGATCGTTCGTCGTCTCTTTCGGATTCGTGAAGGCGATACTCAACCTCTACGGTGGGAAATGGGCGGAGGAGTACGGGCGCAAGCCTATACTCATAGCGGGCTGGATCGTGGCTCTTCCGATTCCGATCATAATAATACTCGCTCCCAACTGGTGGTGGATAACCGTCGGAAACGTCCTCCTCGGGATAAACCAGGGACTCTCGTGGAGTATGTCGGTCAACGCCAAGATAGACTTAGCAGGTAGCGAGAGACGTGGCTTGGCGGTCGGACTCGACGAGGCACTCGGATACGGAGGGGTCGCGGTCGGAAGCTGGATCACGGGTGTCATAGCTTCGAGATACAGTCTCCGACCAGAGCCGTTCTACTTCCTCTTGGGCGTCATAGTCGTCGGACTCGTGATAGCCGTCCTCTTCGTGGAGGAGACATTACCGTACGCCGAGTCGGAAGCCGCCGACTCTGACGACGAAGGCTCCGATCTCCCCTTCATAGAGATACTCAAGAGAGCGACCTACGGAGACGCCACACTCTTCGCGGCGTCACAGGCGGGGAGTGTCGAGAAGTTCGTCGACGCACTCGTCTGGATAGCCTACCCGCTCTACCTCACGTCTGAGGGACTCAATCCCGCACAGGTAGGAGTCGTCGTCGGTGTCTACGGCGGCGTCTGGGGCGTCCTACAGATCTACACCGGAAAGCTCGCCGACGACATAGGCAGGAAGCCCCCCGTCGTCTCGGGGATGTTCGTAGCGGGAGCCGGCGTGCTTCTAACTATACTCGTCTCGGGATACTACGAGTGGACAGCCGCCGCCGGGGTTACCGGAGTAGGAATGGCTCTCCTATACCCCAACCTCATCACTGTCGTGAGCGACGACGCACATCCAAGCTGGCGCGCTACGGGTCTCGGAGTCTACCGTATGTGGCGCGATGCGGGATACGGCTTCGGAGCTATACTCATAGGCGTCGCAGTCGACGTCTTCAGCATCGACGCGGCGTTCTACCTCGTCGCAGTCTCGATGTTCGTCTCTGGGGGTA
- the polX gene encoding DNA polymerase/3'-5' exonuclease PolX produces MRNKEVADLLYEIADLLEMKEVEWKPRAYRRAARNIESLSEGIDEVHERGELQEIDGVGESIAEKVSEYLETGELGYYEDLKRELPVDVDAVTSVEGVGPKTAKDLYIELGVTDLDDLEEAAESDEIAGLEGYGEKTQEKILEGIGLARKSQERMLLGEAFPITQDIRETVEGFESIDTATVVGSFRRRRPTVGDVDVLGTSEDPDEAMESFCDMRDVNEVLTKGETKSSVIVSGGLRVDLRIVAEDAYGSALQYFTGSKDHNIRVRNIAIEKDWKLNEYGLFDVEDDSEPEEGDRIAGETEEEIYEALGLDYIPPELREDTGEVDAARNGDLPDLVEVDDIRGDLQTHTEYSDGSNTVREMAQKADKIGHDYLLVTDHGPALRVADGPSSKEEFEEQRDEIEEVNADDEIDVEVLFGAEANIVDGGLDISEETCEMFDILVAALHSRPDSPTERIVSAVEEYPVDILAHPLNRKINEREPLDLDLDAVVAKAADENVALEINSQPARLDLPWNHVKEYRDEVKYVVSTDAHSTSALDYIHLGVSQARRGWCEPDDVLNTRDLDGLLSYFETDD; encoded by the coding sequence ATGCGGAACAAGGAAGTCGCGGATCTTCTCTACGAGATAGCAGATCTGCTTGAGATGAAGGAGGTCGAGTGGAAGCCGAGAGCCTACCGGCGCGCCGCACGTAACATCGAGTCACTCTCGGAGGGAATAGACGAGGTACACGAAAGGGGCGAACTACAGGAGATAGACGGAGTCGGCGAGTCGATAGCCGAGAAGGTCTCTGAGTATCTCGAAACCGGCGAACTCGGCTACTACGAGGATCTCAAGAGAGAGCTACCCGTCGACGTAGACGCAGTCACATCGGTCGAGGGAGTGGGTCCGAAGACCGCAAAGGATCTCTACATCGAACTCGGCGTGACCGACCTCGACGACCTCGAAGAAGCCGCGGAGTCGGATGAGATAGCCGGCTTAGAGGGATACGGCGAGAAGACACAGGAGAAGATACTCGAAGGCATAGGGTTAGCCAGAAAAAGTCAGGAGAGGATGCTCCTCGGCGAGGCTTTCCCGATCACACAGGACATACGTGAGACTGTCGAGGGGTTCGAGAGCATAGACACGGCGACCGTGGTCGGCTCTTTCAGGAGACGGCGTCCTACTGTTGGAGACGTCGATGTCCTCGGAACCTCCGAAGACCCCGACGAGGCGATGGAGTCTTTCTGTGATATGCGGGACGTAAATGAGGTACTCACGAAGGGGGAGACTAAGTCCTCGGTCATAGTCTCGGGAGGACTACGAGTGGATCTGCGTATAGTCGCAGAAGACGCTTACGGCTCCGCGCTCCAGTACTTCACGGGATCGAAGGATCACAACATAAGGGTCAGAAACATCGCTATCGAGAAGGACTGGAAGCTCAACGAGTACGGGCTGTTCGACGTTGAAGACGACTCTGAGCCCGAGGAGGGCGACAGGATAGCAGGAGAGACAGAGGAGGAGATCTACGAGGCTCTCGGACTCGACTACATACCCCCCGAACTCAGAGAGGACACCGGCGAGGTCGACGCGGCGCGTAACGGAGATCTACCTGACCTCGTCGAAGTCGACGACATAAGAGGCGACCTCCAGACCCACACAGAGTACTCCGACGGCTCTAACACGGTACGAGAGATGGCACAGAAAGCCGACAAGATAGGACACGACTACCTACTCGTGACAGACCACGGTCCTGCCCTTCGGGTCGCGGATGGACCGTCTTCGAAGGAGGAGTTCGAGGAACAGAGAGACGAGATTGAGGAGGTCAACGCCGACGACGAGATCGACGTCGAGGTTCTCTTCGGAGCCGAGGCTAACATAGTAGATGGCGGTCTCGACATCTCGGAGGAGACGTGTGAGATGTTTGACATCCTCGTCGCGGCGTTACATTCGAGACCCGATAGCCCGACCGAGAGGATCGTGTCGGCAGTCGAGGAGTACCCCGTCGACATACTCGCACATCCACTCAACAGAAAGATAAACGAACGTGAACCCCTCGACTTAGACCTCGACGCTGTCGTGGCTAAAGCCGCCGACGAGAACGTCGCACTCGAAATCAACTCACAGCCTGCGAGGCTCGACCTGCCGTGGAACCACGTCAAGGAGTACAGGGACGAGGTCAAGTACGTCGTCTCGACCGACGCACACTCGACCTCCGCGCTCGACTACATCCACTTGGGTGTCTCACAGGCACGGAGAGGATGGTGTGAGCCCGACGACGTCCTCAACACGAGGGACTTAGACGGACTCCTGTCTTACTTCGAGACCGATGACTGA